The following proteins come from a genomic window of Corynebacterium sp. P4-C1:
- a CDS encoding BCCT family transporter, which produces MASEDENLKIDWTIVAPLAAVVVAIVVWGLAAKESFSAFSDASFSWVIENLGWAYVFFGSVFVVFILVIALSKFGKVRLGATDEQPEFSTMSWIAMMFAAGMGIGLMFFGASEPLNFYRDGIPGMDSADSVGTSMAQTMFHWTLHPWSVYAIIGLAIAYSTFRLGRKQLLSSAFIPLIGEKRAAGWLGKLIDGLAIFATIFGTACSLGLGALQISTGLEASGVVDSPSTMLTVGIVSVLTLAFLLSAMSGVGKGIQWVSNFNLIVAAVLAIFVFVFGPTLTQLNLLPTAVASYLDQFFLMASRTAESADTEAGEWLGGWTIFYWAWWISWSPFVGSFLARISRGRTIREFCLGVTLVPAGLSTIWFCIFGGTAIHMEQNGESIYGEGTSEEQLFNLLHNLPGGFLMGIVALILLGTFFITSADSASTVMGSLSQNGKTDAKPLLTGMWGLATAAVGLTLLIAGGDDALNSLQSVTIAAATPFLLILILLMFAIVKDVSNDTIYLDLKEQQRFNHQLAIERRMHRDALAKARKRQRMFGTEQ; this is translated from the coding sequence ATGGCCTCGGAGGACGAGAACCTGAAAATCGATTGGACGATTGTCGCTCCGCTCGCTGCGGTCGTCGTCGCCATCGTGGTCTGGGGCCTTGCCGCGAAAGAGAGCTTCAGCGCATTCTCCGACGCGTCGTTCAGCTGGGTCATCGAGAACCTCGGTTGGGCGTACGTCTTCTTCGGCAGCGTCTTCGTGGTGTTCATCCTCGTGATCGCGCTGTCCAAGTTCGGCAAGGTCCGGCTGGGAGCCACCGACGAGCAGCCGGAGTTCAGCACCATGTCGTGGATCGCCATGATGTTCGCTGCCGGCATGGGTATCGGCCTGATGTTCTTTGGTGCGTCTGAGCCGCTCAACTTCTACCGTGACGGCATTCCAGGTATGGATAGCGCGGATTCCGTCGGCACGTCGATGGCGCAGACGATGTTCCACTGGACCCTCCACCCGTGGTCCGTCTACGCGATCATCGGTCTCGCCATCGCCTACTCCACGTTCCGTCTGGGACGTAAGCAGCTGCTCTCCAGCGCGTTCATCCCGTTGATCGGCGAGAAGCGGGCCGCTGGTTGGCTGGGCAAGCTCATCGACGGCCTCGCCATCTTCGCCACCATCTTCGGCACCGCGTGTTCCCTGGGGCTCGGCGCCCTGCAGATCTCCACCGGCCTGGAGGCGTCCGGCGTCGTCGATTCGCCGTCGACGATGCTCACCGTCGGAATCGTGAGTGTTCTGACGCTCGCTTTCCTGCTGTCGGCAATGTCCGGTGTGGGCAAGGGCATCCAGTGGGTGTCCAATTTCAACCTCATTGTCGCGGCAGTGCTCGCCATCTTCGTCTTCGTGTTCGGCCCGACCCTGACGCAGCTCAACCTGCTGCCCACCGCGGTCGCTTCGTACTTGGACCAGTTCTTCCTCATGGCCTCCCGCACTGCCGAGTCCGCGGACACTGAAGCAGGGGAGTGGCTGGGCGGCTGGACCATCTTCTACTGGGCATGGTGGATCTCCTGGTCCCCGTTCGTGGGCAGCTTCCTGGCCCGTATCTCCCGCGGCCGCACAATCCGTGAGTTCTGCCTCGGCGTGACCCTCGTCCCAGCTGGCCTGTCCACCATATGGTTCTGCATCTTTGGCGGCACCGCCATCCACATGGAGCAGAACGGCGAATCCATCTACGGCGAAGGCACCTCTGAGGAGCAGCTGTTCAACCTGCTGCACAACCTGCCGGGCGGCTTCCTCATGGGTATTGTCGCCCTGATTCTGCTGGGCACCTTTTTCATCACCTCGGCGGATTCCGCCTCGACTGTGATGGGCTCGCTGTCTCAGAACGGCAAGACCGACGCGAAGCCGTTGCTCACCGGTATGTGGGGCCTGGCCACCGCAGCTGTCGGCTTGACCCTGCTCATCGCCGGTGGTGACGATGCCCTGAATTCTCTGCAGAGCGTCACCATCGCTGCCGCGACACCGTTCCTTTTAATCCTTATTCTGCTGATGTTCGCAATCGTCAAGGATGTCAGCAACGACACCATCTACCTGGACCTGAAGGAACAGCAGCGCTTCAATCACCAGCTGGCCATCGAGCGCCGTATGCACCGCGATGCGCTCGCCAAGGCCCGTAAACGTCAGCGCATGTTCGGCACTGAGCAGTAG
- the rsmI gene encoding 16S rRNA (cytidine(1402)-2'-O)-methyltransferase yields the protein METDSLPSRGVVLAATPLGNIGDASPRLKYALENADVIAAEDTRRTRNLATALDVEIRGKVVSNFDHNEDKRVAELIDAARRSTVLIVTDAGMPLVSDPGHSLVAAAHAAQIPVTCLPGPSAVTTALALSGLGVGQFIFDGFAPRKPGARKAWLQSLRNEKRAVCFFESPHRIETTLAEAARILGDRQAAVCRELTKTFEEVKRGTLAELAEWSKGGVKGEVTVVIDGGTDTAEPEDVLALVQQRVDDGMRAKDAVKEVAKSAGIKSGELYDAYIASRSS from the coding sequence ATGGAAACGGATTCACTGCCGTCCCGCGGGGTCGTGCTCGCGGCGACTCCGCTTGGCAATATCGGTGACGCGTCCCCGCGCCTGAAGTACGCGCTCGAGAACGCCGACGTGATCGCCGCCGAAGACACCCGCCGCACGCGCAATCTCGCAACAGCCCTCGACGTGGAGATCCGCGGCAAGGTCGTCTCCAATTTCGACCACAACGAGGACAAACGCGTAGCTGAGCTTATCGACGCCGCCCGCCGCTCAACCGTCCTCATCGTCACCGACGCTGGGATGCCGTTGGTCTCCGACCCGGGGCACTCCCTCGTCGCGGCGGCCCACGCCGCGCAGATCCCCGTGACCTGCCTGCCTGGGCCCTCCGCAGTGACCACGGCTCTCGCCCTGTCCGGTCTCGGCGTCGGACAGTTCATCTTCGACGGCTTCGCTCCCCGCAAGCCCGGCGCGCGGAAGGCCTGGCTGCAATCCCTGAGGAACGAGAAACGCGCCGTGTGCTTCTTCGAGTCCCCGCACCGCATTGAGACCACGCTGGCGGAAGCCGCCCGGATACTCGGCGACCGCCAGGCGGCGGTGTGCCGCGAGCTGACCAAGACATTCGAGGAGGTCAAGCGGGGTACGCTCGCCGAACTCGCCGAATGGTCGAAAGGCGGTGTGAAAGGCGAGGTCACGGTAGTGATCGACGGTGGCACTGATACCGCGGAGCCGGAAGACGTCCTTGCGCTCGTGCAGCAGCGCGTCGATGACGGCATGCGCGCGAAAGACGCGGTCAAGGAGGTCGCGAAAAGCGCGGGCATCAAATCGGGCGAGCTTTATGACGCCTACATAGCCTCTCGCAGTTCCTAG
- a CDS encoding dolichyl-phosphate-mannose--protein mannosyltransferase has protein sequence MPPSFAHPPAKIIAVSSTVATGIPFGISKPEPTAPVTVPWSKRDTVATLVIGILALFTRFVGLTSAHSSDTPVFDEKHYVPQAWDIARSWFNPVLGGIESNPGYGLVVHPPLAKRIEALGEMVFGYTPLGWRFMAALFGSAVVVFTMLLARRLSQSTMIALFAGTIALCDGVLLVIGRFGMLDVFILLFIVMAAWTLAGDMRDVHQRFHDAYVEGEINPRLGFRWWRFATGVLLGCALAVKWSGLYYIAFFGLLSSFYDLWLRHRYGVKNPVRETLLKDVPSALASIVLIPAVLYVWSWRAWFASETAVYRHALSDGTIANSDWPGLAKLPEALAGWFYYHLSVLRFHSELTSSSGHSHPWDSKPWSWLVASRPILYFSANGDDSRRMIYLFGTPAIWWLTVPVLLWAVWAWVTRKDRRVILPLVGFAAGFLPWLAAFDRQMYFFYAAPLAPFTIVLLALALGELSKRGTYLERVGKYVGPITSGQLGVVVYLAVVIGMFLYFSPILYGFSIPESYYNQLMWLPSWK, from the coding sequence ATGCCCCCAAGCTTTGCACACCCACCCGCTAAGATCATTGCCGTGAGTTCGACAGTGGCTACCGGCATTCCCTTCGGCATCAGCAAACCTGAACCAACGGCCCCCGTGACGGTGCCGTGGTCGAAGCGGGATACGGTCGCCACACTCGTCATCGGAATCCTCGCCCTGTTCACCCGCTTCGTCGGGCTGACATCCGCGCATTCGAGCGACACCCCGGTCTTCGACGAGAAGCACTACGTCCCGCAGGCGTGGGATATCGCCCGGTCCTGGTTCAATCCGGTGCTCGGCGGCATCGAGTCGAATCCTGGCTACGGCCTCGTCGTGCACCCTCCCCTGGCGAAGAGAATCGAGGCGCTCGGGGAGATGGTCTTTGGCTACACGCCGCTCGGCTGGCGGTTCATGGCGGCCCTCTTCGGATCCGCCGTCGTCGTGTTCACGATGCTCCTCGCGCGGCGATTGTCCCAGTCAACGATGATCGCCCTTTTCGCGGGCACAATCGCGCTTTGCGACGGAGTGTTGCTGGTCATCGGCCGCTTCGGCATGCTCGACGTGTTCATCCTCCTGTTCATCGTCATGGCCGCCTGGACCTTGGCCGGCGACATGCGCGATGTGCATCAGCGCTTCCACGACGCCTACGTGGAGGGCGAGATTAATCCCCGCCTGGGCTTCCGCTGGTGGCGCTTCGCCACCGGCGTGCTGCTCGGATGCGCGCTGGCCGTGAAATGGTCCGGGCTGTACTACATCGCATTCTTCGGACTATTGTCGTCCTTTTACGACCTGTGGCTGCGGCACCGATACGGGGTGAAGAACCCGGTCCGGGAAACCCTGCTCAAGGATGTCCCTTCGGCTCTCGCGTCGATCGTCCTCATTCCAGCTGTGCTCTACGTGTGGTCGTGGCGCGCGTGGTTCGCGTCCGAAACTGCTGTATACCGCCACGCGCTTTCCGACGGCACCATTGCCAACTCCGACTGGCCCGGGCTGGCCAAACTGCCCGAGGCACTCGCCGGCTGGTTCTACTACCACCTCTCGGTGCTGAGATTCCACTCCGAGCTGACGTCGTCGTCGGGCCATTCCCACCCCTGGGACTCCAAGCCGTGGTCGTGGCTGGTGGCTTCCCGCCCGATCCTCTACTTCTCCGCCAACGGTGATGATTCCCGCCGGATGATCTACCTCTTCGGCACTCCCGCCATCTGGTGGTTGACGGTGCCCGTCCTGCTGTGGGCCGTCTGGGCCTGGGTGACGCGCAAAGACCGTCGGGTCATTCTTCCATTGGTCGGCTTCGCCGCCGGTTTTCTTCCTTGGTTAGCCGCCTTCGACCGACAGATGTATTTCTTCTACGCCGCCCCCCTCGCGCCGTTCACGATCGTGCTGCTCGCCCTCGCGCTCGGTGAGCTCTCCAAACGTGGCACATACCTCGAGCGGGTGGGCAAGTACGTCGGCCCCATCACTTCAGGGCAGCTCGGCGTGGTTGTCTACCTCGCCGTCGTGATCGGAATGTTCTTGTACTTCTCCCCGATCCTCTACGGGTTCTCGATCCCGGAAAGCTACTACAACCAGCTGATGTGGCTGCCGAGCTGGAAATAA
- a CDS encoding zf-HC2 domain-containing protein, with protein sequence MVDHSDVQAALSARIDGEETGLANDVVDAHLAECPECRRYWEQSLELSRTLNGTRADSSMSPPEDLSEVIYAGVESEFHRVSARRVLLMTMCRVLLVLLAVVYIVWAGRLLSTEMTDLVLGAASVRVGIASALLFVSWKPSQIPGVLLIVGAMFGFSFGFVVLEAVTGGTAQWAPLLTLLFTCAVLVAMWAVDYGNPLRVLNARPI encoded by the coding sequence ATGGTTGACCACAGTGACGTGCAGGCTGCCCTGTCGGCACGCATCGACGGTGAAGAGACCGGACTCGCAAACGATGTGGTGGACGCGCACCTCGCCGAGTGCCCGGAGTGCCGCCGCTACTGGGAGCAATCTTTGGAGCTGTCGCGCACGCTCAACGGCACGCGAGCAGACAGCTCGATGTCTCCGCCGGAGGATCTCTCGGAGGTCATCTACGCCGGTGTCGAATCCGAATTCCACCGTGTTTCGGCCCGCCGTGTGCTGCTCATGACCATGTGTCGTGTGCTGCTGGTGCTGCTGGCGGTCGTCTACATCGTGTGGGCGGGCCGCCTGCTGTCCACCGAGATGACGGATTTGGTGCTGGGCGCGGCGTCGGTGCGCGTGGGCATCGCGTCGGCCCTGCTCTTCGTCAGCTGGAAGCCGTCGCAGATCCCCGGCGTGCTCTTGATCGTCGGAGCGATGTTCGGCTTCAGCTTCGGCTTTGTGGTTCTTGAGGCAGTGACCGGCGGCACCGCACAGTGGGCACCGCTCCTGACGCTCCTGTTCACCTGTGCCGTTCTTGTGGCGATGTGGGCCGTGGATTACGGTAACCCGCTCCGCGTGCTCAACGCGCGGCCGATCTAG
- a CDS encoding DoxX family protein, which yields MNSPALRDFALLVARLVLGVVFIAHGYQHWIGHGMRQTAEQFDQAGVPQPQLAAYLTGSVELVGGAMLIIGLLTTIVAGVLALMVLAAGYFMHIDAGFFADRGGFEYPLVLAVVLGLVVVFGSGRVSLDKVLVDG from the coding sequence ATGAATAGCCCCGCCCTCCGCGATTTCGCCCTGCTCGTGGCGCGGCTTGTGCTCGGCGTTGTGTTCATCGCCCACGGCTACCAGCACTGGATCGGACACGGTATGCGCCAGACCGCCGAGCAATTCGACCAGGCGGGAGTGCCGCAGCCGCAATTGGCGGCGTACCTCACCGGCTCCGTCGAGCTCGTCGGTGGGGCGATGCTGATCATCGGCTTGCTCACCACCATCGTCGCGGGTGTCCTCGCACTGATGGTGCTCGCCGCCGGGTACTTCATGCATATCGACGCCGGCTTCTTCGCCGACCGAGGCGGCTTCGAATATCCGCTGGTGCTCGCCGTCGTTCTGGGGCTGGTCGTCGTCTTCGGGTCGGGCCGGGTGAGCCTGGATAAGGTGCTCGTCGATGGTTGA
- a CDS encoding DNA-3-methyladenine glycosylase I has translation MTTLLLDDDTHAFELLALEVFLPGLSWELIEKKRGALKDAFAGFDPHRVAAFEDEDVETLLKNPAIIRNRHKINAVITNARAAVAMWERGESLGGLIASFADGFTPGDELQLTAELRTYGFVFIGPTTMKGMMEMVISSSQ, from the coding sequence ATGACGACACTTTTACTTGACGACGACACGCACGCCTTCGAACTGCTCGCCCTCGAAGTATTTCTCCCAGGGCTGTCCTGGGAGTTGATAGAGAAGAAACGTGGCGCCCTCAAAGACGCCTTCGCCGGTTTCGACCCACACCGTGTGGCAGCCTTCGAGGATGAAGACGTCGAGACCCTCCTGAAGAATCCGGCCATCATCCGCAACCGGCACAAGATCAACGCCGTGATCACCAACGCCCGCGCGGCGGTGGCGATGTGGGAGCGCGGTGAATCGCTGGGCGGGCTCATCGCGTCCTTCGCCGACGGATTCACCCCCGGCGACGAGCTGCAGCTCACCGCCGAATTGCGGACTTACGGCTTCGTCTTCATCGGGCCCACGACGATGAAGGGGATGATGGAGATGGTTATTTCTTCTTCGCAGTGA